In Anaerolineales bacterium, the following proteins share a genomic window:
- the dnaG gene encoding DNA primase — protein MSTIDEIKSKIDIVDLVSEAGVKLRHTGKNYTGFCPFHDNKHTPAFVVWPETGTWRCFGQCNEGGDIFKFVMKREGLDFKEALQKLATRAGVELKEYHRETPEQKEAYENLRKLLEDAIIFYRTHLFNNKDILDYLRAKRGLTDATIETFGLGYAPQGYDNLLKHFTQRGVKENELVDAGLLSEREDGKRFDRFRHRIMIPIRDEQGRMAGFGARVVNADDIPKFLNSPETPIFSKGRLLYGLDRARKPIRTADQAVIVEGYLDVIALHQAGYENVVSPMGTALTEDQMRLLKKFTRRIVLALDPDTAGQKAVLRGLDAARSAMDKEGELAFDARGLLRNESRLQADLRVATMPDDLDPDEIVARDKEEWKKLIEEAKPIVTHVMETLAAGQNLNDPKVKNQIAAQALPLIEDLPNPLERDTYRQALARMLKVDERSLLATQAQGPRVKRPRQVEKKEARASESPVAVSVSSSKMVEEYVIGVLFRKPELLYRLDRSLQEFGLIALTAKDFEYTDNQLLFGLIRESVEQDKTEHHDFVVEALPESLQARSRELAKEAEKQERLDEKLLEELLRGVIKLRRVAAGENINQLRFLQEEAHQSGDLRASSYQDLVLQHTRLLRDLDQAHRKMAVKRLE, from the coding sequence ATGTCCACCATTGACGAAATCAAATCCAAAATTGACATCGTAGACCTCGTCTCGGAGGCGGGGGTGAAACTGCGTCACACGGGGAAGAACTATACGGGGTTTTGTCCGTTCCACGATAACAAGCACACGCCTGCTTTCGTCGTTTGGCCCGAGACGGGGACGTGGCGATGCTTTGGTCAATGTAATGAAGGCGGCGACATCTTCAAGTTCGTGATGAAGCGCGAGGGATTGGATTTCAAAGAGGCTCTGCAAAAGCTCGCCACACGCGCGGGCGTTGAACTCAAGGAATATCACCGCGAGACTCCCGAACAAAAAGAGGCGTACGAGAATCTTCGCAAACTGCTCGAAGATGCGATCATTTTCTATCGCACGCACTTGTTCAACAACAAAGACATCCTCGATTACCTCCGCGCGAAACGCGGACTGACTGACGCAACCATCGAAACATTCGGTCTGGGTTACGCGCCGCAGGGATACGACAACCTGCTCAAGCATTTCACTCAGCGCGGCGTCAAAGAAAATGAACTCGTGGATGCAGGCTTGCTCTCGGAGCGTGAAGATGGCAAGCGCTTCGATAGATTTCGCCACCGCATCATGATTCCCATCCGCGACGAGCAGGGACGCATGGCGGGATTCGGCGCGCGCGTCGTCAATGCGGATGACATCCCGAAATTTCTCAACTCACCCGAAACGCCGATCTTTTCAAAGGGACGCCTGCTCTACGGACTTGATCGTGCGCGCAAGCCCATACGGACTGCCGACCAAGCCGTGATCGTGGAAGGCTATCTCGATGTCATCGCTTTGCATCAGGCGGGATACGAAAACGTCGTCTCGCCGATGGGCACCGCGTTGACGGAAGACCAGATGCGCCTGCTGAAAAAGTTCACGCGGCGGATCGTTCTGGCGCTCGACCCCGACACGGCGGGACAAAAAGCCGTCTTGCGCGGACTCGACGCGGCGCGCTCTGCGATGGACAAGGAAGGTGAGCTCGCCTTCGACGCGCGCGGCTTGTTGCGAAACGAATCCCGCCTGCAAGCGGATTTACGCGTGGCGACGATGCCCGACGACCTCGACCCCGATGAGATCGTGGCGCGCGATAAAGAAGAGTGGAAGAAGTTGATCGAAGAGGCGAAACCCATCGTCACACACGTGATGGAGACTCTCGCGGCGGGTCAAAACCTCAACGACCCGAAGGTGAAGAATCAGATTGCGGCGCAGGCGCTTCCTTTAATTGAAGACTTGCCGAATCCGTTGGAGCGCGACACGTATCGTCAGGCATTGGCGCGGATGCTGAAGGTGGATGAACGCTCCCTACTGGCGACGCAGGCTCAAGGTCCGAGAGTGAAGCGACCGCGACAGGTTGAGAAAAAAGAGGCGCGCGCGTCCGAATCGCCTGTCGCAGTCTCGGTTTCATCCAGCAAGATGGTCGAGGAATATGTGATCGGGGTGTTGTTCCGCAAGCCCGAGTTGTTGTATCGGTTGGATCGGTCGTTGCAGGAGTTTGGCTTGATCGCGCTGACCGCGAAAGATTTTGAATATACCGACAATCAGTTGCTGTTCGGGTTGATCCGTGAGTCGGTGGAGCAGGACAAAACGGAGCATCACGATTTTGTGGTGGAGGCGTTGCCTGAGTCGCTGCAGGCGCGCTCGCGCGAGTTGGCGAAAGAGGCGGAGAAACAGGAGCGGCTGGATGAGAAACTGCTGGAGGAGTTGTTACGCGGCGTAATCAAGTTGCGGCGTGTGGCGGCGGGGGAGAATATCAATCAGTTGCGCTTTTTGCAGGAGGAGGCGCACCAAAGCGGGGACTTGCGCGCATCGTCGTATCAGGATCTGGTGTTACAGCATACGCGGTTGTTGCGCGACCTGGATCAGGCACATCGCAAAATGGCGGTCAAGAGGTTGGAATAA
- the glyS gene encoding glycine--tRNA ligase subunit beta, whose amino-acid sequence MPSSLQSIILTLQQFWADHGCLITQPYYTQVGAGTMNPATFLRVLGPEPWNVAYVEPSVRPDDGRYGENPNRFQKHTQFQVILKPDTGNPQELYLDSLKALGIDPRQHDIRFVEDNWEQPAIAAWGLGWEVWLDGQEITQFTYFQQMGGVTLNPVSVEITYGLERILIALNNAKAIWDEEWGAGVTYGEIIRREEFEHSKYYYEVADIARARQMYDLFSAEADACLAQGLLLPAHDYVLKSSHTFNILDARGAISVAERQAFFRRMRELARKVAEGYEEQRKELEYPLLKDEGGRMKDEVKPSTHSSFINHPSSFVFEIGTEELPASDVDSAHAYLTSRIPSLFDELHLEHGDIRIYATPRRLVITADSLSPTQPDREEVVKGPPADKAFDKDGIALPAGMGFAKKNNVDTKDLEVREQDGGKYVFAVVKQKGRPTPEVLSEALPKLIESIKFEKSMRWNDSGVSFSRPIRWYMALFGETVIPFEYAGVTSGNTSRGLRPYDSPEIKIPSADKYLDLIREAGIILDKEERKASIVEQVNQAASLVGGEAIFDFVGATHESPLLNEVANLVEIPTAVMGGFDNEYLSLPRDVLISVMKKHQRYFPIQRVGATLQAQSVASSGKDASQSSSRSAQGESPLLANFIAIRNGDDIGIDIVRQGNEHVLSARFADANFFVREDLKHKLEEYRPKLSSLTFHTKLGSMLDKSDRILKLGAEVGGMLGFKDMYEVKNLGRAAYLAKADLVTQMVTEMTSLQGIIGGEYALRSGEEKEVARGIAEQYQTVPGSKIGLAVALADRLDSLVGFFAAGLAPTGAKDPFGLRRAAIGIVQPLIEHDLDFNLALAVKKSAKTQPIEVDDEIQKQILEFIAGRLRVALNEAGYKHDVVDAVLAEQSANPAASAEAVKQLQSWVGRGDWSTILPAFARCVRITRDQTKSFKVNEKGFVEKEEKDLFAAVQKNVKHQPSTVDEFLNIVVALIPSINAFFDKVLVMAEDKKLQENRLGLLQQIAGLSKGIADLSKLEGF is encoded by the coding sequence ATGCCCTCCTCCCTCCAATCCATCATCCTCACCCTCCAACAATTCTGGGCTGACCACGGATGCCTCATTACCCAGCCTTATTACACCCAGGTCGGCGCGGGGACGATGAATCCCGCCACGTTTCTGCGCGTGCTCGGACCCGAACCGTGGAACGTGGCATACGTCGAGCCGTCTGTCCGCCCCGACGACGGGCGTTACGGCGAGAATCCGAATCGTTTTCAGAAGCACACGCAGTTTCAAGTCATCCTCAAGCCTGATACTGGAAATCCGCAGGAACTCTACCTCGACTCGCTCAAGGCGCTCGGCATTGACCCGCGCCAGCACGACATCCGCTTTGTGGAGGACAACTGGGAACAGCCCGCCATCGCCGCGTGGGGTTTGGGTTGGGAGGTCTGGCTCGACGGGCAGGAGATCACGCAGTTCACCTACTTCCAGCAGATGGGCGGCGTGACGCTCAACCCCGTCTCGGTCGAGATCACCTACGGGCTCGAACGCATCCTCATCGCGCTCAACAACGCCAAAGCCATCTGGGACGAAGAGTGGGGCGCAGGCGTCACTTATGGTGAGATCATCCGCCGCGAGGAGTTCGAGCACTCCAAATATTATTACGAAGTCGCCGACATCGCGCGCGCCCGCCAGATGTACGATCTCTTCTCTGCCGAAGCCGATGCCTGTCTCGCGCAGGGCTTGCTCCTCCCCGCGCACGATTACGTTCTCAAATCCTCGCACACCTTCAACATCCTCGATGCCCGCGGCGCCATCAGCGTCGCCGAACGTCAGGCGTTCTTCCGCAGGATGCGTGAACTCGCTCGCAAGGTCGCGGAGGGGTATGAGGAGCAACGTAAAGAACTGGAATATCCACTTTTGAAGGATGAAGGCGGAAGGATGAAGGATGAAGTTAAGCCCTCAACCCATTCATCTTTCATCAATCATCCTTCATCCTTTGTATTTGAGATCGGCACCGAAGAACTCCCCGCCTCCGACGTAGACTCCGCCCACGCGTATCTCACATCCCGTATCCCGTCTCTCTTTGATGAACTTCATCTTGAACACGGCGACATCCGCATTTACGCCACCCCGCGTCGACTCGTGATTACGGCTGATTCGCTCTCCCCGACTCAGCCCGACCGTGAGGAGGTCGTCAAAGGTCCGCCCGCAGACAAGGCTTTCGACAAAGACGGGATTGCTCTCCCTGCTGGCATGGGTTTTGCCAAGAAAAATAATGTCGATACCAAAGATTTGGAAGTCCGTGAACAGGACGGAGGCAAATACGTGTTCGCCGTCGTCAAACAAAAAGGACGCCCGACTCCCGAAGTCTTGTCTGAAGCATTGCCGAAATTGATCGAGAGCATCAAGTTTGAAAAATCCATGCGCTGGAACGACTCGGGCGTTTCATTCTCACGTCCGATTCGCTGGTATATGGCATTGTTCGGTGAGACGGTCATCCCGTTTGAATATGCAGGCGTGACAAGCGGCAACACCTCACGTGGACTCCGCCCATACGACTCGCCCGAAATCAAAATCCCCTCGGCAGATAAATACCTCGACCTCATCCGTGAAGCAGGAATCATCCTCGACAAAGAAGAACGCAAAGCCTCCATCGTGGAGCAAGTCAACCAAGCCGCGTCGCTGGTCGGTGGGGAAGCGATATTTGATTTTGTAGGGGCGACTCATGAGTCGCCCCTGCTCAACGAAGTGGCAAACCTCGTCGAAATCCCCACCGCCGTCATGGGCGGATTCGATAACGAATATTTATCTTTACCAAGAGATGTGCTGATCTCGGTGATGAAAAAACATCAGAGGTATTTTCCGATTCAGCGCGTAGGGGCGACTCTTCAAGCGCAATCAGTCGCCTCGTCGGGTAAGGATGCTTCGCAATCGAGTTCACGGTCAGCCCAGGGAGAGTCGCCCCTACTGGCAAATTTCATCGCCATCCGCAACGGCGACGACATCGGCATAGACATCGTCCGCCAGGGGAACGAACACGTCCTCAGCGCGCGCTTTGCAGATGCAAACTTCTTCGTCCGTGAAGACCTCAAACACAAACTCGAAGAATATCGCCCCAAACTTTCCTCGTTGACATTCCACACCAAACTCGGCTCGATGCTCGATAAATCCGACCGTATCTTGAAACTCGGCGCGGAAGTGGGCGGGATGCTCGGTTTCAAAGATATGTATGAAGTCAAAAACTTGGGACGCGCGGCGTACCTTGCCAAAGCGGACTTGGTCACGCAAATGGTGACGGAGATGACGTCGCTTCAAGGCATTATCGGCGGCGAATACGCGTTGCGAAGCGGCGAAGAAAAAGAAGTGGCGCGGGGAATCGCAGAGCAGTATCAAACCGTGCCGGGATCGAAGATCGGTCTCGCGGTGGCGTTAGCGGACCGACTCGATTCGCTGGTGGGATTTTTCGCCGCCGGTCTCGCTCCCACCGGCGCGAAAGACCCGTTCGGTCTGCGCCGCGCCGCGATAGGAATTGTCCAACCGCTCATCGAACATGACCTTGACTTCAATTTGGCTCTCGCTGTGAAAAAATCGGCGAAGACCCAACCGATCGAAGTGGACGATGAGATTCAAAAACAAATTTTAGAATTCATCGCCGGACGCTTGAGGGTTGCGCTAAATGAAGCCGGTTATAAGCACGATGTAGTGGATGCTGTCCTCGCGGAGCAGTCCGCTAACCCTGCGGCATCGGCTGAGGCGGTGAAGCAGTTGCAATCGTGGGTCGGACGCGGGGATTGGTCCACGATCCTGCCTGCGTTTGCGCGCTGTGTCCGCATCACGCGCGATCAGACGAAATCGTTCAAGGTCAATGAAAAAGGCTTCGTGGAAAAAGAAGAAAAGGACTTGTTTGCCGCCGTTCAGAAAAACGTCAAACATCAGCCGTCCACCGTTGATGAGTTTTTGAATATCGTTGTTGCGCTGATCCCCTCCATCAACGCGTTCTTTGATAAAGTGCTGGTGATGGCGGAGGATAAAAAATTGCAGGAAAATCGTCTCGGCTTGTTGCAACAGATCGCTGGGCTGTCGAAAGGCATTGCAGATTTGAGCAAGCTCGAAGGATTTTAA